A window of the Lactuca sativa cultivar Salinas chromosome 5, Lsat_Salinas_v11, whole genome shotgun sequence genome harbors these coding sequences:
- the LOC111918329 gene encoding uncharacterized protein LOC111918329 translates to MDLLFNAYSTNTDDDEENEKHPPPPFKRAKPELTHTSINFDHRKHISTESSISGRYISKQERALMASAPPQIPNPDPPSSSACSPVQGSILDSSIRKDILSSLRNPKGGGYANSEKKSTALIGHTKAVNALQWSNSHCHLLASCGMDSSINIWNVWSNEQKKARVLNVHTAAVKDIKWCEKGLSLLSCGYDCTSRLIDVEKGIETRVFKEDQVVGVVKFHPNNSNLFLSGGSKGVIRLWDIRTGNVVNQFSRGLGPILDVEFMNDTKQFISSSDESKSNVSANSIIVWDVSRQLPLSNQIYVEAYTCPCIRHHPYDPYFVAQSNGNYIAIFSSKSPFRLNKYKRYESHFVSGFPIKCNFSTDGKKLASASSDGFIYIYNTKSCHLINKIKAYEQACVDVAFHPILSNVIASCSWNGEISVFE, encoded by the exons ATGGATCTACTCTTCAATGCTTACTCAACTAATACAGATGACGATGAAGAAAATGAAAAACATCCACCTCCTCCCTTCAAACGAGCTAAACCTGAACTCACACATACATCCATCAATTTTGATCATCGAAAACATATTTCCACCGAATCTTCAATTTCAGGAAGATACATTTCAAAGCAAGAACGTGCACTCATGGCTTCAGCTCCTCCTCAAATTCCCAATCCAGACCCCCCATCTTCCTCAGCCTGTTCACCTG TTCAAGGAAGCATCTTGGATTCTTCCATAAGAAAAGACATTTTGTCGTCGTTAAGGAATCCAAAAGGAGGAGGCTATGCGAATTCTGAGAAGAAGTCCACAGCTCTTATCGGCCATACAAAAGCTGTGAATGCTCTACAATGGTCAAATAGTCATT GTCATCTTCTTGCATCGTGTGGTATGGATTCTTCCATAAACATATGGAATGTTTGGAGCAATGAACAGAAGAAAGCACGGGTATTAAACGTTCATACTGCAGCTGTGAAAGACATCAAGTGGTGTGAGAAAGGACTTTCTTTGCTTTCTTGTGGATATGATTGCACATCAAGATTGATAGATGTTGAAAAAGGGATAGAAACTCGGGTGTTTAAAGAGGATCAAGTTGTTGGGGTTGTTAAATTTCATCCTAACAACTCCAACCTGTTTTTGTCCGGAGGATCAAAAGGTGTGATTCGTTTATGGGATATTAGAACTGGAAATGTGGTAAATCAATTTTCTCGAGGTCTTGGCCCAATTCTTGATGTGGAATTTATGAATGATACAAAACAGTTTATTTCTTCTAGTGATGAATCAAAAAGCAATGTTAGTGCGAATTCTATCATTGTTTGGGATGTTTCTCGACAACTTCCTCTATCCAATCAG ATCTATGTGGAAGCGTATACGTGTCCATGTATACGACATCATCCATACGACCCATATTTTGTGGCACAATCAAATGGAAATTACATTGCAATATTTTCTTCCAAATCTCCATTTCGGCTCAATAAATACAAAAGATATGAAAGTCATTTTGTTTCCGGTTTTCCCATCAAATGCAATTTCAGTACAGATGGGAAAAAACTTGCATCTGCTTCTTCAGATGGTTTTATTTACATATATAACACCAAGTCATGCCACCTCATCAACAAAATCAAAGCTTATGAACAAGCGTGTGTAGATGTTGCATTTCATCCCATTTTGTCTAATGTAATCGCTTCTTGCAGTTGGAATGGGGAAATATCAGTTTTTGAATAA